In Acidimicrobiales bacterium, a single window of DNA contains:
- a CDS encoding alpha/beta family hydrolase: MTVWETPVEIVLEGAQLQADLAVPPGAGAVVLFAHGSGSGRDSPRNRQVARRLQDESIATVLLDLLTQSEEAAEFAGGRLRFDIELLASRLEAATEWVRNQPDLADFPLGYFGASTGAGAALVAAAREGDRVGAVVSRGGRPDLAGDALKDVRAPTLLIVGARDTNVLELNREAAERLTVHHEIEVIEGATHLFEEPGALEQVADLASMWFRDHLIKR; this comes from the coding sequence GTGACCGTGTGGGAGACGCCCGTCGAGATCGTGCTCGAAGGGGCTCAGCTGCAGGCAGACCTCGCCGTTCCGCCCGGCGCCGGCGCGGTCGTGCTGTTCGCACACGGGAGCGGAAGCGGCCGGGACAGTCCCCGCAACCGACAGGTTGCTCGCCGGCTGCAGGACGAGTCGATCGCCACGGTGTTGCTGGATCTGCTGACCCAGAGCGAGGAAGCGGCCGAGTTCGCCGGCGGGCGACTGCGGTTCGACATCGAGCTCTTGGCGTCACGGTTGGAGGCGGCGACCGAATGGGTCCGCAACCAGCCAGATCTGGCTGACTTTCCGCTTGGCTACTTCGGAGCGAGCACCGGCGCCGGCGCGGCCCTCGTCGCGGCCGCGCGAGAAGGTGATCGAGTCGGCGCCGTGGTGTCCAGAGGGGGGCGCCCGGATCTGGCCGGCGATGCTTTGAAAGACGTCAGAGCGCCGACTCTTCTCATTGTTGGCGCCCGCGACACCAACGTCCTCGAGTTGAACCGAGAGGCGGCGGAGCGCCTAACCGTCCACCATGAAATCGAAGTGATCGAAGGCGCGACTCACCTTTTCGAGGAGCCCGGTGCTCTCGAGCAAGTTGCGGATCTCGCTTCGATGTGGTTCAGGGACCACTTGATCAAGCGCTAA